In Geotalea uraniireducens, one genomic interval encodes:
- a CDS encoding BON domain-containing protein: MDGKSNEILKEIGAALEREPRINLHRNPLRLTLDEGILTMEGEVAEIAAKKLALELAAAVPGVAGIADRLRIPPAEAMEDGEIRDHIGDAFIQEPAFADYAVRAWIFGRLAAIREPPRPPAGDLEVEVADGVVTLNGRVGSISHKRLAGVLAWWVPGSRDVVNGLEVSPPEEDTDDEVIDAVRLVLEKDPFVNAAQIRVSCRNRIVTLDGAVPYPRELEMAEADSWYVFGVDRVINRLEVSA, from the coding sequence ATGGACGGCAAGAGCAATGAGATCCTGAAAGAAATCGGCGCGGCCCTGGAGCGGGAGCCGCGAATCAATCTCCACCGCAATCCGCTCCGGCTGACCCTCGACGAAGGAATCCTGACCATGGAGGGCGAGGTGGCGGAGATCGCGGCGAAAAAGCTGGCCCTGGAGCTGGCGGCAGCGGTGCCGGGGGTGGCCGGGATCGCCGACCGGCTGCGCATCCCGCCCGCCGAGGCGATGGAGGATGGGGAGATTCGCGACCATATCGGCGATGCCTTCATCCAGGAACCGGCCTTTGCCGACTACGCCGTTCGAGCCTGGATCTTCGGCCGGCTGGCAGCAATACGGGAACCGCCGCGGCCGCCGGCCGGCGACCTTGAAGTGGAGGTGGCCGACGGCGTAGTCACCCTCAACGGCCGGGTCGGCAGCATCTCCCACAAGCGGTTGGCCGGAGTGCTCGCCTGGTGGGTGCCGGGGAGCCGCGACGTCGTCAACGGCCTGGAGGTCTCGCCGCCGGAAGAAGACACCGACGACGAAGTGATCGACGCCGTGCGGCTCGTCCTGGAAAAGGACCCCTTCGTCAACGCCGCCCAGATCCGGGTGAGCTGCCGCAACCGGATCGTCACCCTGGACGGGGCGGTGCCATACCCCCGGGAGCTGGAGATGGCCGAAGCGGACAGCTGGTATGTCTTCGGCGTCGACCGGGTCATCAACCGGCTGGAGGTCAGCGCATAA
- a CDS encoding TatD family hydrolase: MTSHGFLIDTHAHIDGLEFAADFDQMLARAAAAGLSQIVTVGADLESSRAAVELAGRHEHIYAAVGIHPHDAARVTDRCYDVIRELATVNPKVVAIGEIGLDFYRDRAPRDLQEEVFRRFIRLAREVALPIIVHDRDAHERVMTILREEGAAEVGGVLHCFSGDLAMARECVELGFYLSVPGTVTYPSNEQLREVVRGIRTEHLLVETDCPYLSPVPHRGKRNEPAYVRLTAAKVAELKGLSVEDVGRITSLNARRLFGIDTGGEATRIAYRIRNSLYLNITNRCSNRCSFCAKFSDFTVKGHNLRLEHEPSAAEVLAAIGDPGPIDEVVFCGYGEPMLRLDLIKEVAGVLKQRGYRIRINTDGQANLVYDRNVLPELTGLIDCISVSLNTPNAASYAELCHTPFGIAGFAGVCNFLTEAKKCIPQVIATAVTVPGIDIAAVRRVAESLGVEFREREYAEVG, translated from the coding sequence ATGACCAGCCACGGTTTTCTCATCGACACCCACGCCCACATCGACGGCCTCGAATTCGCCGCCGATTTCGACCAAATGCTCGCCCGGGCCGCGGCAGCCGGCCTCTCCCAGATCGTCACCGTCGGCGCCGACCTTGAATCGAGCCGCGCCGCCGTCGAGCTGGCCGGACGTCACGAACATATCTACGCCGCCGTCGGCATCCACCCCCACGACGCCGCCCGGGTCACCGACCGTTGCTACGACGTGATCCGCGAACTGGCCACGGTCAATCCGAAGGTCGTGGCGATCGGCGAGATCGGCCTCGATTTCTACCGCGACCGCGCCCCCCGCGACCTCCAGGAAGAGGTCTTCCGCCGCTTTATCCGCCTGGCCCGGGAAGTGGCGCTGCCGATCATCGTCCATGACCGGGACGCCCACGAACGGGTGATGACGATCCTCCGCGAAGAAGGGGCAGCCGAAGTCGGCGGAGTGCTCCACTGCTTTTCCGGCGACCTGGCCATGGCACGGGAGTGCGTCGAACTCGGCTTCTACCTCTCCGTCCCCGGCACCGTCACCTACCCCTCCAACGAACAGTTGCGGGAAGTGGTGCGGGGGATCAGAACCGAACACCTGCTGGTGGAAACCGACTGCCCTTACCTGTCGCCGGTTCCCCACCGGGGGAAGCGGAACGAGCCGGCCTACGTCCGCCTTACCGCCGCTAAGGTAGCGGAGTTGAAAGGACTGTCGGTGGAAGACGTGGGGCGGATCACCTCGCTCAACGCCCGGCGACTGTTCGGCATCGATACCGGCGGCGAAGCGACCCGGATCGCCTACCGGATCAGAAACTCCCTCTACCTGAACATCACCAACCGCTGTTCGAACCGCTGCTCGTTCTGCGCGAAATTCAGCGATTTCACCGTCAAGGGGCACAACCTCCGCCTGGAGCATGAACCATCCGCCGCCGAAGTGCTGGCGGCGATCGGCGATCCGGGACCGATCGACGAAGTGGTCTTTTGCGGCTACGGCGAACCGATGCTCCGTCTCGATCTGATCAAGGAGGTTGCGGGTGTGCTGAAACAGCGCGGCTACCGGATTCGGATCAATACCGACGGTCAGGCGAACCTGGTCTATGACCGCAACGTCCTCCCGGAACTGACCGGACTGATCGACTGCATTTCGGTCAGCCTCAACACCCCCAACGCCGCCAGCTATGCCGAGCTTTGCCACACCCCCTTCGGCATTGCCGGCTTTGCTGGCGTTTGCAATTTCCTCACCGAAGCGAAAAAGTGCATCCCCCAGGTGATTGCCACCGCCGTTACCGTCCCCGGCATCGATATCGCGGCGGTTCGGCGCGTTGCCGAATCGCTCGGCGTCGAATTCCGCGAACGGGAATACGCCGAAGTCGGCTAA
- the corA gene encoding magnesium/cobalt transporter CorA, protein MKKSRQSTSQTNPDPSRPGRKRSAKAGMPPGTLVHIGERSDREIKISVIDYGPTSYEEKEIAALNECFYFMDATTSSWIDMAGLHEIELVRKLGDCQGIHPLVLEDILNTEQRPKAEDFGDYLFIVLKMLRLGENAEIATEQVSLILGKNFVISFREGLAADPFAPIRERLRDGKGRIRALGADYLVYSLIDAIVDNYFVVLETLGEQIDDLEAEVVANPGRGTQQQIHRLKRSMIFLRKAVWPLREVIGSLERHDSRLIRPATVVYFRDVYDHTVQVIDTIETFRDMLSGMLDVYLSSISNRTNEVMKVLTVIATIFMPLTFIAGLYGMNFKYMPELDWRWAYPAVLILMALISVGMLIYFKRKKWL, encoded by the coding sequence ATGAAAAAGAGCCGCCAGTCCACCAGTCAGACGAATCCCGACCCGAGCCGGCCGGGCCGAAAGCGGTCGGCAAAGGCCGGAATGCCCCCCGGCACCCTGGTCCACATCGGCGAACGGAGCGACCGGGAGATCAAGATCTCGGTCATCGACTACGGTCCCACCAGCTATGAAGAAAAAGAGATCGCCGCCCTCAATGAATGCTTCTATTTCATGGACGCCACAACCAGCAGCTGGATCGACATGGCCGGGCTCCACGAGATCGAACTGGTCCGCAAACTCGGCGACTGCCAGGGGATTCACCCACTGGTCCTGGAAGATATCCTCAACACCGAGCAGCGGCCGAAAGCCGAGGATTTCGGCGACTACCTCTTCATCGTCCTGAAGATGCTCCGTCTCGGAGAGAACGCCGAGATCGCCACCGAGCAGGTCAGCCTGATTCTCGGCAAGAACTTCGTCATTTCGTTCCGCGAAGGACTCGCCGCCGACCCCTTCGCGCCGATCCGCGAGCGGTTGCGGGACGGGAAGGGACGTATCCGGGCCCTGGGGGCGGACTATCTGGTCTACTCGCTGATCGACGCCATCGTCGACAACTATTTCGTGGTGCTGGAAACCCTCGGCGAGCAGATCGACGACCTGGAGGCGGAGGTTGTCGCCAATCCGGGGCGGGGGACCCAACAACAGATCCACCGGCTCAAACGGAGCATGATCTTCCTCCGCAAGGCGGTCTGGCCGCTCCGGGAGGTGATCGGCAGCCTGGAGCGCCACGACTCCCGTCTCATTCGCCCGGCCACCGTCGTCTATTTCCGGGACGTCTACGACCATACCGTCCAGGTCATCGACACCATCGAAACCTTCCGCGACATGCTCTCCGGGATGCTCGACGTCTACCTCTCCAGTATCAGCAACCGGACCAACGAAGTCATGAAAGTGCTGACCGTCATCGCGACGATCTTCATGCCGCTGACCTTCATTGCCGGGCTCTACGGGATGAACTTCAAGTACATGCCGGAGCTGGACTGGCGCTGGGCCTACCCGGCAGTGCTGATCCTGATGGCGCTGATCAGTGTCGGCATGCTGATCTATTTCAAACGGAAGAAATGGCTCTGA
- a CDS encoding thioredoxin family protein: protein MRSVITALAALLLTTGIARAELPAASAATVRQALSSGKPAVIDLGARTCIPCRKMAPILESLAKMYRGRANILFIDVHEDQEAARNFRVQMIPTQIFFDSRGKEVKRHIGYLEQREIVQELQQLGVR from the coding sequence ATGAGATCAGTGATCACCGCGCTCGCCGCCCTGCTGCTTACCACCGGCATCGCCCGGGCCGAACTTCCTGCCGCTTCGGCAGCGACCGTTCGCCAGGCGCTCAGCTCCGGCAAACCGGCCGTTATCGATCTGGGGGCCCGAACCTGTATTCCCTGCCGAAAGATGGCGCCAATTCTGGAGTCTCTAGCGAAGATGTACCGGGGACGGGCCAATATCCTGTTCATCGATGTCCACGAGGATCAGGAGGCAGCCCGGAACTTCCGGGTCCAGATGATCCCGACCCAGATATTCTTCGATTCACGGGGAAAAGAGGTGAAGCGGCACATCGGCTATCTGGAGCAACGTGAAATCGTGCAGGAACTGCAGCAATTGGGGGTCCGGTGA
- the dnaE gene encoding DNA polymerase III subunit alpha, translated as MSFVHLHLHTQYSLLDGAIRLGDLIKKAKDYEMPAVAITDHGCMFGALEFYLKCRDKGIKPIIGSEVYVAPGSRFDKNPPSTHDGTSSYHLILLCENLTGYKNLSRLVSAGYKDGFYRRPRIDKEILAEYAEGLICLSACLKGEVAYLCERGKMEEALAVARWYAETFPGRYYLELQENTLPEQDKANQGLLTVARELGLPLVATNDCHYLNREDARAHEVLLCIQTGKTMNDPNRMRFSADEFYFKSPAEMAAAFHYAPEAITNTLEIAERCNLELDLKTYHFPRHEPPEGKTLDEVLEAEAHQGLQSRLIAIRAKNPDLTPEQEQAYFARLRIELDCIKQMGFPGYFLIVADFINWAKDHGIPVGPGRGSAAGSLVAYAIRITDLDPLPYNLLFERFLNPERISMPDIDVDFCQDRREEVIQYVTERYGRDKVCQIITFGTMSARAVIRDVGRALDMAYGDVDKIAKLVPEVLGISLEKALQQEPKLTELANAEPRVKELLDIAICLEGLARHASTHAAGVVVAPDVLEEFCPVYKDQKSGSLTTQYSMKYVEKIGLVKFDFLGLKNLTVIHNAVRLIRVGKDPNFDIAALRDDDEESYKLLQAGNTTGVFQLESSGMKELLTKLKPSCFEDIIAVCALYRPGPLGSGMVDDFIDRKHGRKKVVYDLPQLEPILKDTYGVIVYQEQVMQIARTLAGYSLGGADLLRRAMGKKDPAEMAKQRDIFMAGAEKNRIDLQKAGAIFDLMAKFAEYGFNKSHSAAYALVAYQTAYLKAHYPVEFLAALLTEDMGNSDKVVKNIADCREMGIEVLPPDINASDLSFRVLGNSIRFGLGAVKNVGESAIEAIIEARGDGPFKEMFDFCERVDLRKVNKRVVESLIKCGAFDSTGGRRAQLMAALEDAMAIGQKIQQEKESAQVSLFGTEEIVRSNGNGRGGHQLPEIPEWDDKLLLNLEKEALGFFITGHPLGRYESEIKRFASTDTASLDELSDKAEIRLCGVVAGLKEIMTKKGDRMAFATLEDLVGSVEVVVFADVYARVVEFLKSDDPLLVSGTLDRGEKSIKIMANDVVPLREVCARETKRVIFALSGTGLERSQLLTLREIIGRHPGSCRPVLTINIPSQCRATIALPDSYRVAASEELSQEVKNLFGYHAVSFE; from the coding sequence ATGAGCTTTGTCCATCTCCATCTCCATACGCAGTACTCGCTGCTGGACGGTGCCATCCGCCTCGGCGATCTGATCAAGAAGGCCAAGGATTATGAGATGCCGGCGGTGGCGATCACCGACCACGGCTGCATGTTCGGCGCCCTCGAATTCTATCTCAAGTGCCGTGACAAGGGAATCAAGCCGATCATCGGCTCCGAGGTCTACGTTGCCCCCGGTTCCCGTTTCGACAAGAATCCGCCCTCTACCCACGACGGTACCTCCAGCTACCACCTGATCCTCCTCTGCGAAAACCTGACCGGCTACAAGAACCTCTCCCGGCTCGTCTCGGCCGGCTACAAGGACGGTTTCTACCGGCGGCCGCGGATCGACAAGGAGATCCTCGCCGAATATGCCGAGGGGCTGATCTGTCTTTCCGCCTGTCTCAAGGGGGAAGTGGCCTATCTCTGCGAGCGCGGAAAGATGGAGGAGGCGCTGGCGGTCGCCCGCTGGTACGCTGAAACCTTCCCCGGCCGGTACTATCTCGAGCTCCAGGAAAATACCCTGCCGGAACAGGACAAGGCCAACCAGGGGCTGCTGACGGTGGCGCGGGAACTGGGGCTGCCGCTGGTCGCCACCAACGACTGCCACTATCTGAACCGGGAGGATGCCCGGGCCCACGAGGTACTGCTCTGCATCCAGACCGGCAAGACGATGAACGATCCGAACCGGATGCGCTTTTCCGCCGACGAGTTCTACTTCAAGAGCCCGGCGGAGATGGCCGCCGCTTTCCATTACGCCCCCGAGGCGATCACCAACACCCTGGAGATCGCCGAGCGGTGCAACCTCGAACTCGACCTGAAGACCTACCACTTCCCCCGCCACGAGCCGCCCGAGGGGAAGACCCTCGACGAGGTCCTGGAAGCCGAGGCCCATCAGGGGCTGCAGTCGCGGCTCATCGCCATCCGCGCCAAGAATCCCGATCTGACTCCGGAGCAGGAGCAGGCGTACTTCGCCCGGTTGCGGATCGAGCTCGACTGCATCAAGCAGATGGGGTTCCCCGGTTACTTCCTGATCGTCGCCGACTTCATCAACTGGGCCAAGGACCACGGCATCCCGGTCGGGCCGGGCCGCGGTTCGGCGGCCGGTTCGCTGGTCGCCTACGCCATCCGGATCACCGACCTCGATCCGCTCCCCTACAACCTCCTCTTCGAACGCTTCCTCAACCCGGAACGGATCTCGATGCCCGATATCGACGTCGACTTCTGCCAGGACCGGCGCGAGGAGGTGATCCAGTATGTCACCGAGCGCTACGGCCGCGACAAGGTCTGCCAGATCATCACTTTCGGGACCATGTCGGCCCGGGCGGTGATCCGCGACGTCGGTCGGGCGCTCGATATGGCCTACGGCGACGTCGACAAGATCGCCAAACTGGTGCCGGAGGTGCTCGGCATCTCCCTGGAAAAGGCCCTTCAGCAGGAACCGAAGCTGACGGAGCTGGCTAACGCCGAGCCGCGGGTCAAGGAGCTGCTCGACATCGCCATCTGTCTCGAAGGCCTGGCGCGCCACGCCTCCACCCATGCCGCCGGGGTGGTGGTGGCCCCCGACGTGCTCGAAGAGTTCTGTCCGGTCTACAAGGACCAGAAGAGCGGCTCGCTCACTACCCAGTACTCGATGAAGTACGTCGAGAAGATCGGCCTGGTCAAGTTCGACTTCCTCGGGCTGAAGAACCTGACCGTCATTCACAACGCCGTCCGGCTGATCCGCGTCGGCAAAGACCCGAACTTCGACATCGCCGCCCTGCGCGACGACGACGAGGAGAGCTACAAGCTGCTCCAGGCGGGGAACACCACCGGGGTCTTCCAGCTCGAATCGTCGGGGATGAAGGAACTGCTCACCAAGCTCAAGCCCTCCTGCTTTGAGGATATCATCGCCGTCTGCGCCCTCTACCGGCCGGGGCCGCTCGGCTCCGGGATGGTCGACGACTTCATCGACCGCAAGCACGGCCGGAAAAAGGTGGTCTACGACCTGCCACAGCTGGAGCCGATCCTCAAGGATACCTACGGGGTCATCGTCTACCAGGAACAGGTCATGCAGATCGCCCGGACCCTGGCCGGCTACTCCCTCGGCGGCGCCGACCTGCTCCGCCGCGCCATGGGGAAAAAGGATCCGGCGGAGATGGCCAAGCAGCGCGACATCTTCATGGCCGGCGCCGAAAAGAACCGGATCGACCTGCAGAAGGCCGGAGCGATCTTCGACCTGATGGCCAAGTTTGCCGAGTACGGCTTCAACAAGTCCCATTCGGCCGCCTACGCCCTGGTCGCCTACCAGACCGCCTACCTGAAGGCCCACTATCCGGTGGAGTTCCTGGCGGCACTCCTCACCGAGGACATGGGGAACAGCGACAAGGTGGTCAAGAACATCGCCGACTGCCGGGAGATGGGGATCGAGGTCCTGCCGCCCGACATCAATGCCTCCGACCTGTCGTTCCGGGTCCTCGGCAACTCGATCCGCTTCGGTCTCGGGGCGGTCAAGAATGTCGGCGAATCGGCCATCGAGGCGATCATCGAGGCCCGCGGCGACGGACCGTTCAAGGAGATGTTCGACTTCTGCGAGCGGGTCGATCTGCGCAAGGTCAACAAACGGGTGGTCGAGTCGCTGATCAAGTGCGGCGCCTTCGATTCCACTGGCGGCCGGCGGGCCCAGCTGATGGCGGCCCTTGAGGACGCCATGGCGATCGGCCAGAAGATACAGCAGGAGAAGGAGAGCGCGCAGGTGTCGCTGTTCGGCACCGAGGAGATCGTTCGGAGCAACGGCAACGGCAGGGGAGGGCACCAGCTCCCCGAGATCCCCGAATGGGATGACAAGCTGCTGCTCAACCTGGAGAAGGAGGCGCTCGGCTTCTTTATTACCGGCCATCCGCTCGGGCGCTACGAGTCGGAGATCAAGCGCTTTGCCTCCACCGATACGGCGTCGCTGGACGAGCTGTCCGACAAGGCCGAGATCAGGCTCTGCGGGGTGGTTGCCGGTCTCAAGGAGATCATGACCAAAAAAGGGGACCGGATGGCCTTCGCCACCCTGGAGGACCTGGTCGGTTCCGTGGAGGTGGTGGTCTTTGCCGACGTCTATGCCCGGGTCGTCGAATTCCTCAAGTCCGACGATCCGCTGCTGGTCAGCGGCACCCTCGACAGAGGGGAAAAGAGCATCAAGATCATGGCGAACGACGTCGTGCCGCTCCGGGAGGTTTGCGCCCGGGAAACCAAGCGGGTGATCTTCGCCCTTTCCGGGACCGGCCTCGAACGGTCGCAGCTGCTGACCCTGCGGGAGATCATCGGCCGCCATCCCGGCAGTTGCCGGCCGGTGCTGACCATTAATATCCCGAGCCAGTGCCGGGCGACCATCGCGCTGCCCGACTCCTACCGGGTGGCCGCCAGCGAGGAACTGTCGCAGGAAGTCAAAAATCTGTTCGGCTATCATGCCGTTTCGTTCGAATAG
- a CDS encoding thioredoxin family protein — translation MKIEVLGTGCAKCKTLYDNVRQAVEESGISAEVVKVEDIPSIMKFGVMSTPALAIDGQVKFSGRVATVAELVGILGR, via the coding sequence ATGAAAATCGAAGTATTGGGGACCGGCTGCGCCAAATGCAAAACTCTCTATGACAACGTCCGGCAAGCGGTCGAAGAGAGCGGGATAAGCGCCGAGGTGGTGAAGGTGGAAGATATTCCTTCGATCATGAAATTCGGGGTAATGAGCACCCCCGCACTGGCGATCGACGGGCAGGTAAAATTCTCCGGTCGGGTCGCCACTGTCGCCGAGCTTGTCGGGATTCTTGGGCGATGA
- a CDS encoding pseudouridine synthase, producing the protein MEERLQKILSQGGVASRREAERLISAGRVAVNGEVVTELGSKADPAKDRITLDGKPVSVGGTRYYILLNKPVGYVTTLKDPGGRPIVTDLLKGVGARVFPVGRLDYNTEGLLLLTNDGEWANRLAHPRHEVDKEYLVRVRGRVNPEQLQRLSGGLELDDGPTAPAQVRSQRESDNNTWLSITIHEGRYRQVRRMCEAVGLTVVRLRRIRYGALKLGELKPGEFRLLTGAEVAELVRPCGDGRGRPVRPVRR; encoded by the coding sequence ATGGAAGAGCGATTGCAGAAAATTCTCTCCCAAGGGGGGGTCGCGTCGCGCCGTGAAGCGGAGCGGCTGATCAGTGCCGGGCGGGTAGCGGTCAACGGGGAAGTGGTCACCGAGCTGGGGAGCAAGGCCGATCCGGCCAAGGACCGGATCACCCTGGACGGCAAGCCGGTGTCGGTCGGCGGCACCCGTTACTATATCCTGCTCAACAAGCCGGTCGGTTATGTCACTACCCTCAAGGATCCGGGGGGGCGGCCGATCGTCACCGACCTCCTCAAGGGGGTCGGGGCACGGGTGTTTCCGGTCGGCCGGCTCGACTACAATACCGAAGGGCTGCTGCTGTTGACCAACGATGGCGAGTGGGCCAACCGACTGGCTCACCCGCGTCATGAAGTCGACAAGGAATACCTGGTCCGGGTCCGGGGGCGGGTGAACCCCGAACAGCTTCAGCGGCTTTCCGGCGGGCTCGAACTCGACGACGGCCCGACCGCCCCCGCCCAGGTACGTTCCCAGCGGGAGAGCGACAATAATACCTGGCTGTCGATTACCATCCACGAAGGACGCTACCGGCAGGTGCGGCGGATGTGCGAGGCGGTGGGGCTGACGGTAGTCCGGCTGCGGCGGATTCGGTACGGCGCTCTCAAGCTGGGAGAACTCAAGCCGGGGGAGTTTCGGTTGCTGACCGGCGCCGAAGTGGCGGAGCTCGTCCGGCCATGCGGGGACGGGCGCGGCCGGCCGGTCCGGCCGGTCAGACGTTGA
- a CDS encoding cytochrome c biogenesis CcdA family protein, producing MTLLDNIEQLVAAYPLLAFGAVFLAGVLSSASPCVLVTVPLVIGFVGGYAGSDRFKAFRYTCAFVLGIALTFTAFGAAAGLLGTMFGTLGGWWYGAAGLVAIVMGMQLFGLFELRLPIRRDFRPKQGGLFGALLLGLFFGAVSSPCATPALVVILTVVAVKGEVLYGIGLLFAYAVGHCLLLLLAGTATGFVESFVAARRARQVSVWSKKIAGVLIALAGGYLVWAAF from the coding sequence GTGACGCTTCTCGACAACATCGAACAGCTTGTCGCGGCATATCCGCTGCTTGCCTTCGGTGCCGTCTTTCTTGCCGGCGTCCTCTCATCGGCATCACCCTGCGTGTTGGTAACCGTCCCGCTGGTCATCGGTTTTGTCGGCGGTTATGCCGGCAGCGACCGGTTCAAGGCATTTCGCTATACCTGCGCCTTCGTCCTCGGCATCGCCCTGACCTTTACCGCCTTTGGCGCTGCGGCAGGGCTGCTCGGCACCATGTTCGGCACGCTGGGCGGCTGGTGGTATGGAGCCGCCGGCCTTGTCGCCATTGTTATGGGAATGCAGCTATTCGGGCTTTTCGAGCTTCGTTTGCCGATCCGGCGGGACTTTCGACCGAAGCAGGGGGGGCTGTTTGGTGCACTGCTACTCGGGCTTTTTTTCGGCGCCGTTTCTTCTCCCTGCGCCACCCCGGCGCTGGTGGTCATTCTCACTGTCGTCGCCGTCAAGGGTGAAGTTCTGTACGGCATCGGCCTGCTCTTCGCTTACGCTGTCGGCCATTGCCTGCTCCTGCTGCTGGCCGGGACCGCCACCGGTTTCGTCGAGTCGTTCGTAGCAGCGCGAAGGGCCCGGCAAGTCTCCGTCTGGTCGAAAAAAATCGCCGGCGTACTCATCGCCCTGGCAGGCGGCTATCTGGTCTGGGCCGCCTTCTGA
- a CDS encoding acetyl-CoA carboxylase carboxyltransferase subunit alpha: MAAHYSLDFEKPVEELEKKIQELAAIAGDNEALSTEVAKLEEKVDQMREVVFANLSRWQMTQVARHINRPFTLDYLKLIFTEFTELHGDRQFGDDHAIVGGLAKLDGEPVMVIGHQKGRDTKEKVYRNFGMPNPEGYRKALRLMEMAERFRLPIITFVDTPGAYPGIGAEERGQAEAIARNLREMARLTVPIIVVITGEGGSGGALAIAVGDRILMLEYSIYAVISPEGCAAILWSDGTKGEQAAEALKLTAPDLKELNVIDDIVKEPLGGAHRNHEAMAASLHEALSRHLKELRALPVEQLVEERYNKFRAMSRFAE; the protein is encoded by the coding sequence ATGGCTGCACACTACTCTCTCGATTTTGAAAAACCGGTGGAGGAGCTGGAGAAGAAGATCCAGGAACTGGCCGCCATCGCCGGCGACAATGAAGCGTTGAGCACCGAGGTCGCCAAGCTGGAAGAGAAGGTGGACCAGATGCGGGAAGTGGTCTTCGCCAATCTCTCCCGCTGGCAGATGACCCAGGTGGCCCGCCACATCAACCGTCCCTTCACCTTGGACTATCTGAAGCTGATCTTTACCGAATTCACCGAGCTGCACGGCGACCGTCAGTTCGGCGATGACCATGCCATCGTCGGCGGCCTGGCCAAGCTCGACGGCGAGCCGGTGATGGTCATCGGCCACCAGAAGGGGCGGGACACCAAGGAAAAGGTTTACCGCAATTTCGGCATGCCCAACCCGGAAGGGTACCGTAAGGCGCTGCGGCTGATGGAGATGGCTGAGCGGTTCCGGCTGCCGATCATCACCTTCGTCGATACTCCCGGTGCTTACCCCGGCATTGGTGCCGAAGAGCGGGGCCAGGCCGAAGCGATCGCTCGCAACCTGCGGGAGATGGCCCGCCTGACCGTGCCGATCATCGTCGTTATCACCGGCGAAGGGGGGTCCGGCGGGGCGCTGGCCATTGCCGTAGGCGACCGGATCTTGATGCTCGAGTATTCGATCTATGCGGTTATCTCGCCCGAAGGATGTGCGGCCATTCTCTGGTCGGACGGCACCAAGGGGGAGCAGGCGGCCGAAGCGCTGAAGCTCACCGCCCCGGACCTCAAGGAACTGAACGTCATCGACGACATCGTCAAGGAGCCGCTCGGCGGCGCCCATCGCAACCACGAGGCGATGGCCGCGTCGCTGCATGAGGCGCTGTCCCGGCATCTCAAGGAGTTGCGGGCGCTGCCGGTGGAACAGCTGGTCGAGGAGCGCTACAACAAGTTTCGCGCCATGTCCCGCTTTGCCGAGTAG